The Blautia obeum ATCC 29174 region AAATCAGCGGAAAGAGTTTTTAGGATTTTTGAATTATTGGAACAAAGCCCGGAGGGCCTGACGAATAAAGAAGTAAGCAGCCTTCTGGGGTTTGCTCCAAGCAGTACGCTTGCACTTTTGCAGACGATGGAAGAGAATGGTTATCTGTCAGCAGATGAACAGAAAAGATATTATCTTGGAGGCAGACTGATGAGCCTTGGTGCAGTTGCCGCATCCAGAATTGATCTGAACAAGATCGGTACGCCATATCTCAAGAAACTTATGCAGACAGTGGAAGAAACCTGTTTCCTTGGAGTTCTTTCCGGTGATGAGATTGTTTATATTGCGAAAGAAAACTGTGAACGTACCATTACCACAAATGCGAGTATTGGATCCAGAAAACCTGTATACTGTACAGGACTTGGAAAAGCATTTCTTGCGTTTCTTCCGGAAAAAGAAAGCTCTCAGATTATTGACCGCATTGAACTGAAAGCATTTACAGAGCATACGGTTACAGACAAACTGGAACTTAAGAAGGAGATCGCACAGTTCCGCAACCAGGGATATGCAGTAGATAATCAGGAGATTGAACAGGGACTGTGGTGTATGGCCGTGCCAATCTATGACAATACCGGCCATATGAAAGCTGCGATCAGTGTATCTGGTCTGAAACAGCGAATGGTAGAAAAAAAGGAACTTTTAAAAACTGAAATGTTAAAAACAGCCCGTGATCTGTCAAGAGATCTGGGATATTATAAGGAGGAATTAAAATGAAAAGATTGTGCGGAGTGAATCCACCAGTGATCACTATTTTTGACGAACATCACAAGGTTGATATTGAAGCCAGCAAACGCCAGGCAGATTTTCTGATCTCAAAAGGTGTTGATGGTCTTGCTTATCTGGGAACATCCGGTGAGTTCAGTATCATGACTGTTGAAGAAAAGAAAAACTTCATCAATGAGATGATCAAATATGTAAATGGACGCGTAAATGTAATCGTTGGTGTCGGAGATACCTGTCTGGAAAATACGATGGATCTGTTGAAATTTGTTGAGCAGGCCGGTGCAGACGGAGTACTTCTGATCAACCCTTATTTCAGTGTATACAGTACAGACATGGTTGAAGCATACTTTGGATATGTTGCTTCTCATACTTCGCTGCCGATCATTATCTACAACTTCCCGGATCTTACCGGATACTGCTTCAATGCAGATGTTGTAGCCAGAATTGTAAAAGCAAACCCGAATGTAGTCGGAATCAAAGATACGATTGCAGATTTCAATCATGTACTCAGCATGCAGAAAGTAAAAGAAATTAATCCGGACTTTTCTGTATTTTCAGCATATGAAAATCAGGCAATGGGTCTACTGGTATGTGGTGTGGATGGATTCATCAATGCAACTGCAAACTTTGCACCGGAATATACGGTTAATACGTATCAGAGTGCAAAACGCGGCGATTTTAATGAAGCTGCAAAATGGTTCAACAAAATGGTTGAGGCAATGGATATCTATGCATATAGCACACCTTTGTTCCTGGCTTGCAAACAGGCTATGTACTACAGAGTGCTGCATCATGATGGTCAGGAAAGACTTCCTGCACTTTCACTTGATGCAACAGCGAAGGCAAATGTTTACAATAAAATGAGAGATCTGGAACTTTTATAAAGAGACAGGAGCTGGCGATAATGATAATGGATCGATTGGAACGCTTCCGTTGTTACCAGAGAAGTGTTCCGGAATTATGGGATGCCGTACGTTTTGCGGAACGTGTTCAGAAAGAACAGCTTCCTCCGGGCAAATATCCGGTTGGTAAAGGATTTGCTTTTGTACAGGAAGGGAATACAAGAAGCTTCGAAGAAGCAGATTTTGAGGTACATCGTAATTACCTGGATGTACAGATCCTTCTGGACGGATCTGAAATGTGGGAATATGCAGACCGGGCAGATCTGGCGGTAAAGACTCCTTATGATCCGGAAGCTGATATTGAGTGGCTTTCCGGGTGTGGAAACAGAATTCAGATGAAACCGGGAATGTTTTATCTGGTTTATCCGGATGACGGACATAAACCATGTTGCCACGAGAAAGAACAGACATCTTATCGTAAGGTTGTTGTGAAGATAAAAATAGATAAGCTGCTTCATGGTGTTCCAACAATGGAAAGAACAGCAGTCTATGGCAAAGGAGATAGAAGATGGATATAAAGATTGACGAAATTGTAAAGCAGGTTCTGTCTGAGATAGATACTCCTTCCAGACCGGTGCAGCCGAAAACGACCTTTGTATTAGAGGAAACACCGGCACTGACTGGAAGAGAAGTTGGAAAAACAGCGGTTCTCGATTCTCAGGAAGATTATATGATCAAAAATTATGTTCTTCCGGAAGTCGGACCAAAAGAAATTCTTGTATGTGTGGAGGGATGCATGATTTCTCCTTCTGATGTTACGGAATTTCTGAAAGAAAGAAGAGCAGCAGGTTCTTCTGCACAGGGACAGGAAGGAACCGGTATCATCGTAAAGGTTGGAAGTGAGAATCTTCAGGATGCCAAAGGAAATGTCCTGAAAGTAGGAGACAAAGTCATTGCGGCAAAGAAAGCCGGATTTGGTGGTGTTTCTACATATGGCGGCAGAAAGGCAAATACAGTTGCACCGAATGGATGGTTTGCAAATTACATCGTATTGCCGGCCGGACAGCAGGTATATCAGGTAAACGGTCTGGATCTGGAATCCAGACTGCTGATCACGAGAAGTATTTCTATTTATACAGAAGTAGAACGCATGTCCAAAATGTGTAAACTGGATGCTGATAAAACAGCAGTTGTACTTGGATGTGGAATGGAAGGTCTTCTGACCGTGGCTGCATTAAAAACACTTGGAATCAATAAAATTATTGTAATTGACAAAGAAAGTGAAAAATCTCGTGCAATGGAATTTGGAGCATGGGAATTTATTGGTTCCCATGGAAAAAATGGTGTTGCAGGTGTGAAGGACAAGATTCGTGCAGCAGCAGGTGATATGGCAGATGCAGTATTTATCTGTACAGATTCGCCTATGGGAAGAAATGTAGCAAGAAGATTTATGAAAAACAGCGGAAGCATTTGCGAAATGGGATTTCTTTGTGGATGGAGAAGAACTCCTATAGCGAGATATTTTGAAGACAGCATGCCGGCTGGTGGAAGATTTTATGCAGCAAGAGATTATGAAAACTGCATGAATTTCCTGGCAAAAGCAGCAGAAATGAAACTTCCTCTGTATAAACTGATTACACATAGATATAAATTAGAGGAGATCAATGAGGCTATGTGGACTGTAGTACGTGAAGAGGGTCTTGGTATTGCAGTGTTTAATCGCTAAGGAAATTCCTATGAAATTTTAAATCAGAAAACCACATCGGATTAGTGATATTTTCGATGTGGTTTTTTGTTGCTTTTTTGGCAATGAAATAAAAAAGAGACCTGATACAGACAGGTCTCTGAATAAACAATGATTATGCAAAATGATGAGTAGCAGCATCTTCTTCTACAAGACGTACAGTTTCTTCAGAAGGATTGGAGATCACTGCCGCAAGAATAATGTCGCATGGTGGATTCTGTTTTACAGACTCTACAGCAGCAGTAACAGCAGATACATCACCGCTCATAAAAACAACTTCATGTCCACCGCATTTGCCGTTCCAGGTACGAAAAGATACGTCTGCTGTCTTGAGCATCTGGTCAATGACCATGACTGCATTACAGCTTCCTAATACTTCAACTAATCCGAATGCTCCGTATTTCATAGTATGATCCTCACTTTAATCAAATATTCAGGGTTATTATTTACCTGCTGTCATATACATAGCCGGTTCTGTGTCATGAGCAGGAGAAGCAATGATCGTATGAGAAAAAATCTTTGTCAGCGGCTCAGCTACTTTAAGGGCTGCATCCATTGCAGCAGTTACATCGGATACAGATCCACGCATTTTTACGCATGCACCGGCACCAAGACGATTACGCTCAACATTCTGAATTTTTACATTGGCTGCTTTGGAAGCAGCGTCAAGTGCTACGAAGCAGGCAGCAAGACTGTCAAGTTCAAAGATACCAACTGCCATGCCATTATAATTCTCAGCCATAATACCTCCATCAATCATTATATAAAATATGATTTTATACATTTTTATATTAATATAATTATACCTTTTTTTTCGTTGAAACACAAGAAAAAAATATGATTTTTTGTGGCTTTTATTTGTGGTTTTTTGTTGGATTGAATATTACAATGATTGCCACAATCCTGCCAGAGCTAAAAGAGAAAAAGTAGTATAATCTGTTTTTTTGACCAGATTATACTACTTTTTTATATCATGGCATTGATATTTAAATATGGATTTTAGTCCCGGTCTTGCCCTGAATACCGTCTTTGGCTTTTTCGAGAAGCGTAATCATGGCAGAGCGTCCTTCTTTGGAAGAGGCAAAATCCATGGCCGCCTGTACTTTGGGAAGCATGGAACCTGGTGCAAACTGACCTTCGTCTACATATTTCTGGGCTTCTTCGACTGTCATCTCATCCAGCCATTTCTCATTTTCCTTACCGAAGTTTACGGCAACTTTTTCAACGGCAGTCAGGATGATCAGCATGTCGGCATCAAGTTCTTTAGCGAGTAAGCAACTTGCAAAATCTTTATCAATAACAGCTGATGCACCTTTGAGGTGGTCGCCCTGTAATGTGACAGGAATTCCTCCACCGCCGCAGCAGATAACAATTTTGTTTGCATCTACAAGACTGTTGATCGCATCCTGTTCTACGATTTCAACTGGCTTCGGGGAAGCAACGACACGGCGGTATCCGCGACCGGCATCTTCTTTCATAACATAACCATATGCTTTTTCTGCATGTTCAGCCTGTTCTCTGGTCATGAAATGTCCAATTGGTTTGCTTGGATTCTGGAAGGCCGGATCATTTTCATCGACACGTACCTGTGTAACAACAGTTACGACCGGTGTGCGCATAAATCCGCGTTTGCGAAGCTCTTCACGAAGCGCATTCTGCAGGTCGTATCCGATGTATGCTTGGCTCATGGCAACACAGACGGAGAGAGGCGTGTTTGGCTGGTTTGCGTCTTCTCTGGAAAGAGCTGCCATGGCATTGTTGATCATACCTACCTGTGGGCCATTTCCATGAACAACAACAACCTGATGCCCTTCTTCGATCAGATCACACAGGGCTTTTGCTGTGGTTTTGACGGCCTGCATCTGTTCCGGGAGTGTATTGCCAAGGGCGTTTCCGCCCAGAGCAATCACAATTCTTTTTCTTTTATACATTGTAAAAACCTACCCGATAAAAAATTATTTCATGATTCTTGGTGCAGCTTTTACTTCCAGTTTCTTCAGGATATCCTGCGGATTTTCAAATTTGGAAAGCATGATCATAGCTGCAATGATATATGGTTTGAAGCTTGCTTCTTTATAAAGCGGGATTCTGTAACGGTCAAATACGGATGCATCGACTTCGCCTGTTTCGCAGCTTACACCTGTGATATCAGCTGGCAGACAGTGCAGATAGAGAGCTTTTCCGTCTTTTGTTGTTTTCATGAGTTCTTCTGTGCAAGCCCAGTCTTTGTGTTCGGCATTCTGAGCAAGAAGTTCTTTTTCAAGTTTGTCGATTCCTTCGAAATCGCCTTCTGCATAGAGATTGGTACGTTTTTCCATAGCAGCGAAAGGAGCCCAGCTCTTTGGATATACAATATCAGCATCTTTGAAGGCTTCTTCCATGCTGTTTGTTTTTGTGAAGGATCCGCCTGTTGCTTCTGCGTTCTTTCTAGCAATTTCTTCAACTTCCGGCATTACATCGTATCCTTCTGGATGAGCAAGAACAACGTCCATACCGAAACGTGTCATCAGACCGATAACACCCTGAGGAACAGAGAGCGGTTTGCCGTAAGATGGAGAGTAAGCCCATGACATAGCGATTTTTTTGCCTTTGAGGTTCTCTACACCACCAAATTCATGGATAATATGAAGCATATCAGCCATACACTGTGTTGGATGGTCAACGTCGCACTGCAGGTTTACAAGAGTAGGTCTCTGTTCAAGGATACCATCTTTGTTTCCCTCAGTAACTGCATCCATGAATTCTTTCTGGTATGCATGTCCTTTGCCGATATACATATCATCACGGATACCGATTACGTCAGCCATGAAGGATACCATGTTTGCTGTTTCGCGAACAGTTTCACCATGCGCAATCTGCGATTTTTTCTCATCGAGATCCTGTACTTCCAGACCAAGAAGGTTGCAGGCAGAAGCGAAAGAGAAACGGGTACGTGTAGAGTTGTCACGGAAGATGGAGATTCCAAGACCACTTTCAAATACTTTTGTGGAAATGTTGTTTTCTCTCATGAAACGAAGTGCATCTGCTACGGTAAATACTGCTTCGAGTTCTTCGTCGGTTTTGTCCCATGTCCAGAAGAAATCGTTGTTATACATTTCTTTGAAGTTAAGTTTGTTGAGTTTGTCGATGTAATCCTGTAAAGTTTTCATGTTTTTCTCCTTTTTGTGGGAAATGTGTGACTAAGATTATTCTTCTTTAACGTGTGATGGAATCAAATATTTCAACGGTGACACGCTCTCGCTGACTTCGACTGGCAGCGGTACATAAGTGACCAGAATACGGTCACTAAGTACCGGCCGTCTCAGATCATCACCTTATGAAATATTTATTCCCCACACTGAGAAGAAAAAACGCCTTAATTAGCACATTTCGTGTGTGGTTATTCGTTTATTGACTATTTGTTCATCTTACGGCCTGAAGCATTATAGATATTGTTCACTCTGTCTGTAGCAGCTAATTATCTATTAGTTTATACTTGCAACACAAAGAGCTTATAATTAGTTAAGTTAATATCCTTCTGATCTGACAGTGTATTACTACTGTGCTTTTAGCCCCAAGGGTGTGCAGAGGGAGCGGGGCTTCGCTCCCTTTGCAAGGTTCAAAGGACTTCGTCCTTTATAAGTTCAAAGAATCCCGTTCTTTGTTGTTCTTTCTTACTTGCAGTAAGAAGCAGGCAGAGCTGCATAAACCGCTGCGCATCTTACGAGGTCGATTTTCCAGGTCTTTTCGTTTGGTGCATGTGCCTGTGCCTCTGCTCCAGGACCGAATCCGATGCAAGGGATTCCATTACGTCCCATAATGGATACGCCGTTTGTGGAGAATGTCCATTTATCTGTAAGTGGGCGTGCTTTTCGCATTTCTTCTGTTTCAGCATTTCCAAGACGGGTTTCACCGTACAGGTTTTTGTATGCGTCTTCAAGAGCTTTTGTTACTTTGTGATCTTTCGGAATAGCCCATGTCGGGAAGTAGCACTCGATTTCGTATTTGCAGCCTGTGTAGGAAGGACGATCATAGTTATACATGGATACAACAACGTCATCACCGTATTTCTGAACGCTTGGAAGTGCACGGATCTCATCCAGGCAGCTTTCCCATGTTTCTCCGAATGTCATACGACGGTCAAGAGATACCGCACAGGAGTCAGCTACTGCACAACGGCTAGGAGAGGTGTAGAAAATCTGAGATACAGTTACAGTACCGCGTCCAAGGAAACGAGCCTCTTCCCAGTCAGGGTTAAATTTTGGATTGAGCATTTTAACAAGACCTTTGATCTCTGTTTCGTCAGCGTCATCGTTTTCATTAAGGGAACGTACGTCCTGAAGGATATCAGCCATTTTGTAGATGGCGTTGTCACCACGTTCCGGAGCAGAACCATGGCAGGAAACACCCTTTACATCTACGCGGATTTCCATACGTCCACGCTGACCTCTGTAGATACCACCGTCAGTTGGCTCTGTGGAAACTACAAATTCCGGACGGATCTTGTCTTCGTTGATGATGTACTGCCAGCAGAGACCGTCACAGTCTTCTTCCTGAACCGTTCCGACTACCATGATCTTATATCCTTCCGGAATCAGATCCATGTCTTTCATGATTCTGGCACCGTATACAGCAGATACGAGACCACCGCACTGGTCAGAGACACCACGTCCACCGATTTCTTCTTCTGTTTCGTAACCTTCGTATGGATCGAAGTTCCAGTTTTCGATGTTACCGATACCAACCGTATCGATATGGGCATCAAAAGCGAGAATCTTATCACCGGATCCCATGTAACCGATGACGTTACCCTGTGGATCAATAGTTACTTCATCGAAGTTCAGCTTTTTCATTTCAGCTTCGATTGTTTCGATATGTTTTCTTTCGTCGCAGCTTTCTCCAGGATTTTTAACGATTGCTCTTAAGAATTTGACCATATCTTCCTGATAATTCTGAGCAGCTTCTTTGATTTTGCCGTAATCCATTTTAAAGTTCCTCCCATGTATATGAAATAATTTTTGAGTTTTTGATTACTTGATGATACTTACGGATTGTTCCGCAGTAAACTGCTCCCACAATCCTTCAAACATTCGGAATCCGCTGATTTACTATGTAAATCGCTACTTCCTCATGTTTGGAGGTCCCCAAATTCAAATGCTTTATCGTGCAAGCACGAACATCATTTGAAATTTTTGCCCCTGGTATCATCACTTGCTTAAAGATTCGTTTGTTCCGTACAGTCCATCCCATACGATCTCGCGGTAACGAACCGGATCGGTGTCACCTTCTGTGGAGATTACGAGAACGTTGGAGTTTTCATCCAGTTTCAGAGCTTCTTTGAGATCTTTTGCATCTTCATCGTGAAGGGCAGTGAAGCACAGACCAAGCGGAACAGAACCAGATTCGCCAGAAACGATATGCGGATCATTACCGAGCGGATTCGCATAGATTCGTGTTGCTTTGGCACTCATCCAGTCCGGGCAGGATGCAAACACAGAAACGTGATTCCTTAAGATATCCCATCCAATGGTGTTTGCTTCGCCGCATGCGAGACCGGCCATAATCGTCTGAAGGTCACCGCCTACGTTTACAAGATCACCGGATTCCTTCATAGCAGAACGGTACAGGCAATCAGCAGCACTTGCTTCGCAGACAACCATTACTGGTGGATTTTCTTTATATTTATGTGCGAAGTAACCAACGACAGCGCCTGCAAGAGAACCAACACCTGCCTGGACAAATACATGTGTCGGGCGGTCGATTCCGGCTTCCTTGAGCTGCTGGTCAGCTTCCATAACCATAGTTCCATATCCCTGCATGATCCATGACGGGATTTCTTCATATCCGTCCCAGGCAGTATCCTGAACGATGATGCCATGCTCTGTCTTGGCGGCTTCAGCTGCAGCCATTCTTACGCAGTCATCGTAATTAACTTCTTCGATGGTAACAGTCGCACCTTCTTTAGCAATGTTGTCAAAACGTGTTTTCGTTGTTCCTTTTGGCATACGGACAACTGCTTTCTGTCCGAGACGTTTGGCAGCCCATGCAACTCCGCGTCCGTGGTTTCCATCTGTTGCTGTGAAGAAGGTAGCCTGTCCGAATTCTTTTCTTAATTCTTCAGAAGAAAGAACCGCATATGGAAGTTCGCTGATATCTTTCCCAACTTCTTTTGCTATGTAACGTCCCATTGCGTAGGAACCACCAAGAACTTTGAAGGCGTTCAGTCCGAAACGATAGGACTCATCCTTGCAATGGATGCTCTTAACACCAAGATAGGATGCCAGTTCAGCAAGATCCTGAAGAGGAGTTACTGTATATTGAGGAAAACTTTTGTGAAATTCATTGGCCTTTTTTACGTTCTCTTCGGACATTAACTCGAGATGTTTGTCGTCAGATCTGGCAACGTGATTGACAGTCCATTTTAAACCTTCTGTCATTTGAAAACCCTCCTTAAAAAATTTATTTTGAACTCATAATTTTTCTTTTCTTTCTAAAACTATCATATCATAAATATGTAAATTTGCAAGAGAAAATACAAAAACTTTTAGGTTTTTACAAAAAAAGTTAGCACACCAAAAAAAAAGTGTCATTTGTTGAAAATAAACAATTGCTGTGATAAGATGAAACTATCTTTATACATAAGTGATGAGACAGAAAAGGAGACAATGAATATGGCTATTTTTCAGGCGTTTCGGGCATTGCGTCCTGTTTCGGAGAAGGCAGCAGATGTAGCTGCACTTCCATATGATGTGGTAGATCGTGCAGAGGCGAAAGCGATTGGAGATAAAAATCCTGATTCTTTCCTGCACGTAGATCGTGCTGAGATGGATCTGCCGGATGATACAGATCTGTATGACTCGAAAGTATATGAACGCGCAAGACAGAATCTGTTGAATATGGAAAAAAATGGTGTGATGAAACAGGATGAAACACCGTGCTATTATATTTATGAACTTACCCGTAAGGGAAAGACACAGACAGGTCTGGTTGGATGCTGTTCAATCGATGATTATATGAAGGGAATCGTAAAAAAACATGAACTTACCAGAGAAGATAAGGAGCAGGACCGTATCCGTCATGTAGATGTGTGTGATGCGAATACTGGACCGATTTATCTTGCGTGCCGCTATCCACAGCAGTTGCTTGATTTGATGGAACAATGGAAAACATCTCACGCAGCAGTATATGATTTTGTTGCAGATGATGAAATTGGGCATCGCGTGTGGGTGATCGACGGGAATGAGGAGATTGAGACGATACGTGAGCAGTTTGAAAATATCCCGTCTATATATATTGCGGATGGACATCACAGAGCAGCATCGGCAGTGAAAGTGGGACTTAAACGAAGAGAAGAGCATCCGGATTATGATGGAACAGAGGAATTTAATTATTTCCTTTCTGTAGTATTTCCATATGATCAGCTCAAAATCCTTGCATATAATAGAGTGGTGCATGACCTGAATGGAATGGATGAACATGCTTTTATTGCCAGTCTGAAATTTAATTTTGAACTTATGATCATGCCGGGATTCCCGTGTAAACCAGTAGAAAAACACTGCATGGGCATGTATGTGGGCGGAAACTGGTATCATTTAAAAGCATGGGAAGATGTTTATGAGAAGAAAGATGTAGTAGGTCAGCTGGATGTGTCTATCCTTCAGAAAAAAGTTCTTACACCGATTCTTGGCATTGGTGATCCGCGTACGGATCAGAGAATCCGTTTTGTAGGTGGCAGCCATAAGTTGAGTGAACTTGCCGAGATTGCAGATAAGACTGGTGGAGTTGCATTTGCCATGTTTCCGACGGCAATGGAAGATCTGATGCAGATTGCAGATGAAAATAAACTCATGCCGCCGAAATCTACCTGGTTTGAACCGAAACTTCGAAGCGGTCTGTTTATACATAAACTTTCATAATAATAAGCTCTGATACAGAGCAGTTTTCAGAAAAGGAGGAATTACGTATGGGATTGATCAAAGCAGCAGTTGGAGCAGCCGGTGGGGTACTGGCAGATCAGTGGAAAGAGTATTTTTACTGTGAGGCTATGCCAGCCGATGTGCTGGTTACAAAAGCACATAAAAAAGTTTCTGGGAGATCATCAAACAAACATGGATCAGAAAATATCATATCCAACGGATCTGTAATCGCAGTGAACGACGGACAGTGTATGCTGATCGTAGAACAGGGAAAAGTTGTAGATGTCTGTGCAGAACCAGGAGAATACACTTACGATATGTCTACAGAACCATCTCTTTTCTGTGGTGATCTGGGCGAGGGAATCAAAAGTGTTTTTCAACAGATCGGCAAGCGTTTTGCTTTTGGTGGAGAAGCACCAAAAGATCAGAGAGTATATTTTGTAAACACAAAAGAACTCGTGGGAAATAAATATGGAACACCGAATCCGGTTCCTTTCCGTGTAGTGGACAACAATATCGGACTGGATATTGATATTTCTATTAAATGTTTTGGGGAATACAGCTATCGAATTGCCAATCCGATTCTTTTTTATACAAATGTATGTGGTAATGTAGAACAGGATTATGAACGGGAAGAGATTGACGGTCAGTTGAAGAGTGAGCTTATGACCGCATTGCAGCCGGCTTTTGCGAAAATTTCGGAACAGGGTATCCGTTACAGCGCACTTCCGGGACATACACAGGAACTTTCTGATGCACTGAATCAGGTACTTACTGAAAAATGGAATAACTTAAGAGGTATCTGCATTGTTTCACTTG contains the following coding sequences:
- a CDS encoding SPFH domain-containing protein, with translation MGLIKAAVGAAGGVLADQWKEYFYCEAMPADVLVTKAHKKVSGRSSNKHGSENIISNGSVIAVNDGQCMLIVEQGKVVDVCAEPGEYTYDMSTEPSLFCGDLGEGIKSVFQQIGKRFAFGGEAPKDQRVYFVNTKELVGNKYGTPNPVPFRVVDNNIGLDIDISIKCFGEYSYRIANPILFYTNVCGNVEQDYEREEIDGQLKSELMTALQPAFAKISEQGIRYSALPGHTQELSDALNQVLTEKWNNLRGICIVSLGVSSVKASEEDEAMIKELQRNAAFRNPTMAAAHMVGAQASAMQAAASNQNAAPVMAFAGMNMASNAGGVNAQNLFAMGQQAQPQMQPQSQQSSGWTCACGAVNTGKFCSECGQPRPAGPWTCSCGAANTGKFCSECGRPRP